A stretch of Kyrpidia spormannii DNA encodes these proteins:
- a CDS encoding IS607 family transposase — translation MKDTQYLPIGKVAKMLGLSVQTIRRWEKAGKIHSIRSPGNHRLFDIEEVKRLLGKAAGDRTAIYARVSSAKQKADGNLQRQRERLERYAEERGYDVVRVFSEQASGVSDNRKQLAALLKLAEDGEIDRVLIEYPDRLARFGYRYLERFFESHGVTVESTHKTEPKTSQQELVEDLLTIITVFSARMYGKRSQEFRDKVQKVMNEMGGEGTGRGHQDDPDRDSQGGPSV, via the coding sequence ATGAAAGACACACAGTATCTTCCTATTGGGAAAGTGGCAAAGATGCTGGGACTGAGCGTGCAGACGATCCGTCGCTGGGAAAAGGCCGGGAAGATTCATTCCATTCGTTCGCCGGGGAACCACAGGCTGTTCGACATCGAGGAGGTGAAGCGGCTTTTGGGAAAAGCGGCCGGGGACCGGACGGCGATCTACGCCCGGGTATCTTCGGCCAAGCAAAAGGCGGACGGCAATCTCCAGCGGCAACGGGAACGGCTGGAGCGGTACGCGGAAGAACGCGGGTACGATGTGGTCCGGGTATTTTCCGAACAGGCGTCAGGAGTGAGCGACAACCGGAAACAACTGGCGGCCCTGCTCAAACTCGCCGAAGACGGGGAGATCGACCGGGTGCTGATCGAATACCCGGACAGGCTGGCCCGGTTCGGCTATCGGTATCTGGAGCGGTTTTTCGAGAGTCACGGGGTGACGGTCGAGTCCACCCACAAGACCGAGCCGAAGACATCCCAGCAGGAGCTGGTGGAGGATCTGTTGACGATCATCACCGTGTTTTCAGCCCGGATGTACGGCAAGCGGTCCCAGGAATTCCGTGACAAGGTCCAAAAAGTCATGAACGAGATGGGAGGTGAGGGCACTGGCCGCGGTCATCAAGACGATCCGGATCGGGATTCACAGGGAGGTCCATCGGTGTAA
- a CDS encoding transposase has translation MRALAAVIKTIRIGIHREVHRCKTEALERTKDIYNQVIAFYMDFFAAHLNVLDEPVQVRKKDGSIKERTRTNQELLTFAEFHTLATKAHPNPGWPLDEHVPAAEGMPTELRRAAINRAIGKVRSWWSHLKTWEETAPDQRGREPRPGAPNEPVTFYAGMVEHPAYDLNPQKKKRHTFISLKLHTGQKWEKVSLPVVVHAQAESLLAGSALEKERIARGRKRSKTAQTGSGEEKGDRTWVAKSLTVYGKRDKRYPGGVRYALHVPMEKSVDKPRKAEEQRQANPQMPVVTVDLGVGRLAVMGAFVEGRLAATRFVDGQALNHRRHRLLTVIHRKRKQSGRLQPGVQDNAALWDKIRNLDENAAKQTAVTIVRFAREHGARVIVFEHLRRYRPPKEKMSRSGRKNHKRAYWLRGQIMEWVRDLAFREGILTVERNPAYTSQVCPHCKVLGERNGSRFTCKNPNHRYSADADFVGMMNLYRKWTKTFVYPRKGDDPKPEVA, from the coding sequence GTGAGGGCACTGGCCGCGGTCATCAAGACGATCCGGATCGGGATTCACAGGGAGGTCCATCGGTGTAAGACGGAGGCGTTGGAGAGAACCAAGGACATCTATAACCAGGTGATTGCGTTTTACATGGACTTTTTCGCCGCACATCTGAACGTGTTGGACGAGCCGGTCCAGGTTCGGAAGAAGGACGGGTCTATCAAAGAACGAACGCGCACCAACCAAGAACTGTTGACCTTCGCGGAGTTTCACACCCTGGCGACCAAAGCCCACCCGAACCCGGGGTGGCCGCTCGACGAACACGTTCCGGCGGCGGAGGGGATGCCGACGGAGTTGCGGCGGGCGGCGATCAACCGGGCTATTGGCAAGGTGCGGTCCTGGTGGAGTCACCTGAAAACTTGGGAGGAAACGGCACCGGACCAGCGCGGGCGGGAACCACGACCCGGCGCACCGAACGAACCGGTGACGTTTTATGCGGGGATGGTCGAGCACCCCGCGTATGACCTAAACCCGCAGAAGAAAAAGCGGCACACGTTCATCAGCCTGAAACTGCACACGGGGCAGAAGTGGGAAAAGGTGTCGCTGCCGGTTGTGGTTCACGCCCAGGCCGAATCGCTTCTCGCCGGGTCCGCCCTGGAGAAAGAGCGCATCGCTCGTGGAAGGAAACGTTCAAAGACGGCCCAGACCGGTTCCGGCGAAGAAAAAGGGGACCGGACATGGGTGGCGAAATCCCTGACGGTGTACGGGAAGCGGGACAAACGGTACCCGGGCGGGGTGCGGTATGCGCTGCACGTCCCGATGGAGAAATCCGTCGACAAACCCCGGAAGGCAGAGGAACAGCGCCAGGCAAACCCACAGATGCCGGTGGTCACGGTGGACCTGGGCGTGGGCAGGCTGGCGGTGATGGGAGCGTTCGTGGAAGGGCGGCTGGCGGCCACGAGGTTCGTGGACGGCCAGGCCCTCAACCATCGCCGGCACCGGCTGTTGACCGTCATTCACCGCAAGCGGAAACAAAGCGGACGGCTCCAGCCGGGCGTCCAGGACAACGCCGCGCTGTGGGACAAGATCCGGAACCTGGACGAGAATGCGGCCAAGCAGACGGCCGTAACCATTGTCCGGTTCGCGAGGGAGCACGGCGCAAGGGTGATCGTGTTCGAGCACCTGCGCCGGTACCGGCCGCCGAAAGAGAAGATGAGCCGGAGCGGTCGGAAGAACCACAAACGGGCGTACTGGTTGCGCGGACAGATCATGGAATGGGTCCGGGACCTGGCGTTTCGTGAGGGGATTCTGACGGTGGAGCGCAACCCGGCCTATACCTCCCAGGTCTGTCCGCACTGCAAGGTGCTCGGGGAACGCAACGGCTCACGGTTCACATGCAAGAACCCGAACCACCGGTACAGCGCGGACGCGGATTTTGTGGGGATGATGAACCTGTACAGGAAATGGACGAAGACATTCGTGTATCCCCGCAAAGGGGATGACCCAAAGCCAGAGGTTGCCTGA
- a CDS encoding response regulator transcription factor, producing the protein MPATVDTTSTAEAGRHAVDFLKWESPDLLILDVVLPDVNGVELCRAIRRYSDVPVLFLSWKGTPDDIIAGLDKGGDDYVTKPFDPMVLVARVKARLRRAKVEREETPRPHTLCFGNVEIDFRSYTVRVDGRPVELFTKERQLLFFLARHPDQVFSPTQLHHHVWGWDAPSDERTVPVHISNLRKKIEPDPSRPIYIRTVRGFGYRFSPREDNGTGCENPATKLKQK; encoded by the coding sequence ATTCCGGCAACTGTTGATACCACGAGTACGGCGGAAGCGGGCCGCCATGCTGTGGACTTCTTGAAGTGGGAAAGTCCCGACCTCCTCATCCTCGACGTCGTGCTCCCGGATGTCAACGGCGTGGAGTTGTGCCGGGCCATCCGCCGGTATTCGGACGTACCTGTACTATTCCTCAGTTGGAAAGGCACTCCAGACGACATCATTGCCGGCCTCGACAAAGGCGGGGATGACTACGTGACCAAACCCTTCGACCCGATGGTCTTGGTGGCCCGGGTCAAAGCCCGGCTGCGGAGGGCGAAGGTTGAACGGGAAGAAACCCCACGGCCTCATACCTTATGCTTCGGAAATGTGGAAATCGACTTCCGCTCCTACACCGTCCGGGTCGACGGCCGACCTGTGGAGTTATTCACAAAAGAACGGCAGCTACTGTTTTTCTTGGCCCGGCATCCAGACCAAGTGTTTAGTCCGACCCAGCTCCATCACCACGTTTGGGGATGGGATGCGCCAAGCGACGAGCGGACGGTGCCGGTCCACATCAGCAACCTGCGGAAAAAAATCGAACCGGATCCCAGCCGCCCCATCTACATCCGGACCGTGCGAGGATTTGGATATCGATTTTCTCCACGGGAAGACAATGGCACGGGGTGCGAGAACCCTGCCACGAAATTGAAACAAAAATAG